The sequence AGACCAAAATCATTATCAGAACTTTTAAATACTGAATTAAGAACCGTATTTAATAAAAAATTAGATCCAAATATTTTTTTCATACTTTTATTAGACACATTTTCTATTTCATTTTTTTTATTTGTATATCCTGTACCTATAGATAGTACTTTTATATCATTAAATTTAATCCCCTTTTTAAAAGCTTCAGAAAATCCAATTAAGCTAGGATTATTACAATATATAGAACCATCTATATACATATTATCATTAACTATATGAGGATTAAAAAATCCTGAAGCTGATGATGATGCAACTATTGCATCAACCAAACTAAATCTATTTTCTTTTTTTATTTCTTCTGTACTCTTAATAATATTAATACTAGAATTAGAATAATCTACACTAGGTATTATAAGTTCAGTTTTCAAATCTTCATAATCATAATCTTTTAAATATTCATCTACAACATCATATAAATTTTTTGAACTGTATATTTCAGAAAAAAGACCTTTTTGTCTTAGTTTATCACTAGTCGTATTAAAGATTTTTTTATACCATTCCATATATAAGTCTAGTATTTCATCAGCATTTTTACCAAGTGCTATAAGAGTTGCTATAATAGATCCTGTACTTGTTCCAATAACTAAATCAAAATATTCATATAAATTAATATTAAATTCTTTTTCTATTTTAGATAGCATTTTAATTGTATATAATCCTTTTAATCCTCCGCCGTCTAAACTTAAAATTTTATACATTATCCCCTCCATTACCATTCTAATTCTTCTACATTTTTAGGGCTAGTATTTATATCAATATTCTTTATTTTAGCATCATGAATATGTATAATTTTATCAGCTATTTCAGATATAGCACTATTATGAGTTACTATTATTACGGTTATATTCTTATCTTTAGATAATTTTTTTAGTAATTTTAAAACTTGTATCCCTGTCTTATAATCTAATGCTCCTGTTGGTTCATCACAAAGTAATATTTTAGGCATCTTTGCTATTGCTCTTGCAATAGATACTCTTTGTTGTTCTCCACCTGAAAGTTGTGAAGGGAAATTGTTAGCTCTTTCATATAAACCTAATTCTCTAAGTATTTCATAACTATCCACAGTATTATTAGCTATATCTGTTGCAAGTTCTACATTTTCAAGTGCAGTTAAATTAGGTAGGAGATTATAAAATTGAAATATAAAGCCTACATCAAATCTTCTATAATCAGTAAGTTCTTTATTATTAAATTTAGCAATATTTTTACCATCTATAAATATATTCCCGCTATCTGGTTTTTCCATTCCACCTAAAATATTTAATAAAGTTGATTTACCCGCACCTGAAGTACCTAAAATAACAACAAATTCACCCTTTTCAAGTGAAAAAGATATATTATTATTTGCAATAATTTTATTATTAAATACTTTAAATTTTTTAACAACATTCTCAAGTTCTATATAACTCATAATAACACCCCATATTTATCTATTTTTTATAGAGTTTGTTAAAGGTGGTATAACTTGTTTTTTTCTTGAAACTACACCTTTTAATACTATTAAATCATTTTTTATTTCTTCATTAAATGCTTTTGATACTACTTCTAAATTATCCCCTAAAACTATTCCAAGTGAGTCATTAGTTAATATATTAGTTATAATAAATATAACAAAATTTAGACCTTCTTTTGATCTTAAATTTTCCATTTCTATCATTAACTTTTCTTTTCTTTCTAATATTTCAGATTCATTTACAGTATTCACTTGTGCTACTGCCATTCTAATATCATCTACTTCAAATATTTTCATATCCATATTAAGTAATTCATTTTCACTCTTAGATCCAAGATTAGTCCCTGCTTTTAACATTTCTAAACCATATTGTTCTAAATCAACTTCTGCTATATTTGCTAATTCTTTACCTGCTTTTATATCAAATTCAGTACAAGTTGGTGATTTAAATAATAATGTATCCGAAATTATCGCACTTAGCATAAGTCCAGCAATTTTTTTGCTTGGTAATAAACCATTTTCTTTATATAAATCTAATACTATAGTTGAAGTACATCCTACTGGCTCAAGTCTCATTTTTAATGGATCTCCTACATTAAAATTAGAAACTCTATGATGATCTATAACTTCTAATACTTTTGATTCCTCAAAACCATCAGCTGTTTGGGTTCTTTCATTATGATCAACAAGTATTACATTACATCCTGAAATATTTTCTATTAATTCAGGTGCTTCCACTCCA is a genomic window of Pseudostreptobacillus hongkongensis containing:
- a CDS encoding patatin-like phospholipase family protein, translating into MYKILSLDGGGLKGLYTIKMLSKIEKEFNINLYEYFDLVIGTSTGSIIATLIALGKNADEILDLYMEWYKKIFNTTSDKLRQKGLFSEIYSSKNLYDVVDEYLKDYDYEDLKTELIIPSVDYSNSSINIIKSTEEIKKENRFSLVDAIVASSSASGFFNPHIVNDNMYIDGSIYCNNPSLIGFSEAFKKGIKFNDIKVLSIGTGYTNKKNEIENVSNKSMKKIFGSNFLLNTVLNSVFKSSDNDFGLISMGFSLVDVTMRTSVESTDYILKNICNENQYVRINDYSKNLKLDKIPKELLNSLEENYLKNHKDKLEIFFKEKTKKSWFKNKILRISEILNNYANK
- a CDS encoding manganese-dependent inorganic pyrophosphatase codes for the protein MKTLIFGHKNPDTDAICSAIAYSELKNKLGSDSESRRLGNLNEETKYVLNYFGVEAPELIENISGCNVILVDHNERTQTADGFEESKVLEVIDHHRVSNFNVGDPLKMRLEPVGCTSTIVLDLYKENGLLPSKKIAGLMLSAIISDTLLFKSPTCTEFDIKAGKELANIAEVDLEQYGLEMLKAGTNLGSKSENELLNMDMKIFEVDDIRMAVAQVNTVNESEILERKEKLMIEMENLRSKEGLNFVIFIITNILTNDSLGIVLGDNLEVVSKAFNEEIKNDLIVLKGVVSRKKQVIPPLTNSIKNR
- a CDS encoding ABC transporter ATP-binding protein; the protein is MSYIELENVVKKFKVFNNKIIANNNISFSLEKGEFVVILGTSGAGKSTLLNILGGMEKPDSGNIFIDGKNIAKFNNKELTDYRRFDVGFIFQFYNLLPNLTALENVELATDIANNTVDSYEILRELGLYERANNFPSQLSGGEQQRVSIARAIAKMPKILLCDEPTGALDYKTGIQVLKLLKKLSKDKNITVIIVTHNSAISEIADKIIHIHDAKIKNIDINTSPKNVEELEW